The following proteins come from a genomic window of Pseudomonas putida:
- a CDS encoding DUF1652 domain-containing protein, with translation MSLIGVSILEMRQMIEQACLPDRCEVSCPDGVNLTIRLGQGQDLDQGVTLSGVALQDLNSCRDLVNLVEQLHALRDSHPTSLKAIA, from the coding sequence ATGTCGTTGATAGGCGTTTCGATACTAGAAATGCGGCAAATGATCGAGCAGGCCTGCTTGCCAGATCGCTGTGAAGTCAGCTGCCCGGACGGCGTCAACCTGACCATCCGCCTGGGTCAGGGCCAGGATCTCGATCAAGGGGTGACCCTCAGTGGGGTCGCCCTGCAAGATCTCAACAGTTGCCGTGATCTGGTCAACCTGGTGGAGCAGCTGCATGCGCTGCGTGACAGCCACCCGACGTCACTCAAGGCCATTGCCTGA
- a CDS encoding curlin, protein MKRLYSLLLCLALVGQACWAEDLMDNADLAPGNDLGEPVIIRLLPAGAGQAAVIEQQGSGNRAALDQNGQALLGRIVQSGGAQEAYILQEGSDLMAIISQQGNGNSASIRQSGSSNSAAIEQIGNDNSASIVQSGSGLNSSVTQAGNGQHVQITQYR, encoded by the coding sequence ATGAAACGGCTGTACTCCCTGTTGCTCTGCCTGGCCCTGGTGGGCCAGGCCTGCTGGGCAGAGGACCTGATGGACAATGCCGACCTCGCACCCGGCAACGACCTCGGTGAACCAGTGATCATCCGCCTGCTGCCGGCCGGTGCCGGTCAGGCTGCGGTGATCGAGCAACAAGGGTCAGGCAACCGCGCCGCCCTCGACCAGAACGGTCAGGCCCTGCTGGGCCGTATCGTCCAGTCTGGCGGTGCCCAGGAAGCGTACATCTTGCAGGAAGGCAGTGACCTGATGGCCATCATCAGCCAACAGGGAAATGGCAACAGCGCGTCGATTCGCCAGAGCGGCAGCAGCAACAGCGCCGCCATCGAGCAGATCGGCAACGACAACAGCGCCAGCATCGTGCAGTCCGGCTCGGGGCTCAACAGCTCCGTGACCCAGGCTGGCAATGGCCAGCATGTTCAGATCACCCAATACCGATAG
- a CDS encoding GMC family oxidoreductase gives MATVLNKVDAVIVGFGWAGAIMAKELTEAGLHVVALERGPMQDTYPEGSYPQVIDELTYSVRKKLFVDVSKETVTVRHSVNDVALPNRQLGAFLPGKGVGGAGLHWSGVHFRVDPVELRLRSHYEERYGRTFIPEGMTIQDFGVSYEELEPYFDFAEKVFGTSGQAWTVRGQVVGEGKGGNPYAPDRSNPFPLPAQKNVVSARLFEKAATSLGYKPYNLPSANTSGPYTNPYGAQMGPCNFCGFCSGYVCYMYSKASPNVNILPALRQVPNFELRPNAHVLRVNLDDRKRKATGVTYIDAQGREVEQPAELVILAAFQFNNVRLMLLSGIGKPYDPVKNEGVVGRNFAYQNMGTVKAFFDKDTYTNNFIGAGGNGIAIDDFNADNFDHGPHGFVGGSPMWVNQAGSRPIAGTSNPPGTPAWGSAWKKATADYYTHQVSMDAHGAHQSYRGNYLDLDPTYRDAYGQPLLRMTFDWQENDIKMNQFMVDKLSKIAQAMNPKAIAVLGKQVKDHFNTTSYQTTHLNGGAIMGTDPKTSALNRYLQSWDVHNVFVPGASAFPQGLGYNPTGLVAALTYWSARAIREQYLKNPGPLVQA, from the coding sequence ATGGCGACTGTGTTGAACAAAGTGGATGCGGTGATCGTCGGCTTCGGCTGGGCCGGTGCGATCATGGCCAAAGAGCTGACCGAGGCCGGGCTGCACGTGGTAGCCCTGGAGCGGGGGCCAATGCAGGATACCTACCCCGAAGGCAGCTACCCGCAGGTGATCGATGAGCTGACCTACAGCGTGCGCAAGAAGCTGTTCGTCGATGTGTCGAAAGAAACCGTCACTGTCCGCCATAGCGTGAATGATGTGGCATTGCCCAATCGCCAGCTGGGCGCATTCCTGCCGGGCAAGGGCGTGGGGGGCGCGGGCCTGCACTGGTCGGGTGTGCACTTCCGGGTCGACCCCGTCGAGTTGCGCCTGCGCAGCCACTATGAAGAGCGCTACGGGCGCACGTTCATTCCCGAAGGCATGACCATTCAGGACTTCGGCGTCAGTTATGAAGAACTGGAGCCCTATTTTGACTTTGCCGAAAAGGTCTTTGGCACTTCAGGCCAGGCCTGGACCGTCAGAGGCCAGGTGGTCGGTGAAGGGAAGGGCGGCAACCCCTATGCGCCGGACCGCTCCAACCCGTTCCCGCTGCCCGCGCAGAAGAACGTTGTATCGGCAAGGCTGTTCGAAAAGGCTGCCACCAGCCTGGGCTACAAACCCTACAACCTGCCGTCGGCCAACACCTCCGGGCCATACACCAACCCCTACGGGGCGCAGATGGGGCCGTGCAACTTCTGCGGTTTCTGCAGCGGTTACGTGTGCTACATGTACTCCAAGGCCTCGCCCAACGTGAACATCCTGCCGGCGCTGCGCCAGGTGCCCAACTTCGAGTTGCGGCCCAATGCCCATGTGCTGCGGGTGAACCTGGACGACCGCAAGCGCAAGGCTACCGGCGTGACCTACATCGATGCCCAGGGGCGCGAGGTGGAGCAACCGGCAGAGCTGGTGATTCTGGCGGCTTTCCAGTTCAACAACGTGCGTCTGATGCTGCTTTCCGGCATTGGCAAGCCTTACGACCCGGTGAAGAACGAAGGTGTGGTCGGGCGTAACTTCGCCTATCAGAACATGGGTACGGTAAAGGCGTTCTTCGACAAGGACACCTACACCAACAACTTCATCGGCGCGGGTGGCAATGGCATTGCCATCGACGATTTCAACGCCGACAACTTCGACCATGGCCCGCACGGCTTCGTCGGCGGTTCGCCAATGTGGGTGAACCAGGCCGGCAGCCGGCCGATTGCCGGCACCTCCAACCCGCCGGGCACGCCGGCCTGGGGCAGTGCCTGGAAGAAGGCCACGGCCGACTACTACACCCACCAGGTGTCGATGGATGCCCACGGCGCACACCAGTCCTACCGTGGCAATTACCTGGACCTGGACCCCACCTACCGCGATGCCTACGGCCAGCCGCTGCTGCGCATGACGTTCGACTGGCAGGAAAACGACATCAAGATGAACCAGTTCATGGTCGACAAGCTGAGCAAGATCGCCCAAGCGATGAACCCCAAGGCCATTGCCGTGCTGGGCAAGCAGGTCAAGGACCACTTCAACACCACCAGTTACCAGACCACCCACCTGAACGGCGGGGCAATCATGGGCACCGACCCCAAAACCAGTGCACTGAATCGCTACCTGCAAAGCTGGGACGTACACAACGTGTTCGTTCCGGGGGCTTCGGCGTTCCCGCAGGGGCTGGGTTACAACCCGACCGGGCTGGTGGCCGCGCTCACCTACTGGTCGGCCCGTGCCATCCGTGAGCAGTATCTGAAAAACCCCGGTCCGTTGGTCCAGGCTTGA
- a CDS encoding curlin: MYKLAPLSAAIVLALAGQAMAADSTSSQTQDGKENIAEVSQSQASFASATQTQTGKGHNHLAVQAESTSDIQQSATGQYNAGYAEQLFENGSQITQQAAGSYNDAFASQSIGSNNESLQTQQGVGNRSTVWQDSQEGSKATSWQSGQRNEAFIEQTFGGSNNRSTVNQTGHDNFATTEHLNHVGGDIQIYQDGHDNWAYGDQREGTGGTIAIGQYGGGNSVEVWQDTQVGSQASVVQTGQLNEGYIDQSFGVSNKVSLSQQGNANASWSDQFETNNANTTITQTGNNNLHFTYQNGENLNLTINTQGNGNSITASNWKGAKMGGQFGTNQNATINQTGNGNGVNLTQKGADQLATLTQTGKGNQMSTKQDDVSNELYFEQNGTDNILIADQRGTDNYAYGSSQGTGNTITLDQSGYSNQSYTNQLYGSGNEATIKQTDNINVAYVTQGGQGNMAFVDQSGVAQSATITQLGNANLATVTQQ, from the coding sequence ATGTACAAGCTCGCTCCGTTAAGTGCCGCTATCGTCCTGGCCCTCGCAGGTCAGGCCATGGCTGCTGACAGCACCTCGTCCCAGACCCAGGACGGCAAGGAAAACATCGCCGAAGTCTCTCAGAGCCAGGCATCCTTCGCCTCCGCCACCCAGACCCAGACTGGCAAGGGCCACAATCACCTCGCCGTGCAGGCCGAAAGCACCAGCGATATTCAACAGAGCGCCACCGGCCAGTACAACGCCGGCTACGCTGAGCAACTGTTCGAGAACGGCAGCCAGATCACCCAGCAGGCCGCAGGCAGCTACAACGATGCCTTCGCCAGCCAGTCGATAGGGTCGAACAACGAATCGCTGCAAACCCAGCAAGGCGTCGGCAATAGATCCACCGTGTGGCAGGACAGCCAGGAAGGCAGCAAAGCCACCAGCTGGCAATCCGGCCAGCGCAATGAGGCGTTCATCGAGCAGACCTTCGGTGGCAGCAACAATCGCAGCACCGTCAACCAGACTGGCCATGACAACTTCGCCACCACCGAGCACCTGAACCATGTCGGTGGCGATATCCAGATCTACCAGGATGGCCACGACAACTGGGCCTATGGCGACCAGCGTGAAGGCACCGGTGGCACCATTGCCATTGGACAGTACGGAGGCGGCAACTCGGTGGAAGTGTGGCAGGACACTCAGGTGGGTAGCCAGGCCTCCGTGGTCCAGACCGGCCAGCTGAACGAAGGCTATATCGACCAGAGCTTCGGCGTCAGCAACAAGGTCAGCCTGTCGCAGCAAGGCAACGCCAACGCCAGTTGGTCGGACCAGTTCGAGACCAACAATGCAAACACCACCATCACCCAGACCGGCAACAACAACCTGCATTTCACCTATCAGAATGGTGAAAACCTCAACCTCACCATCAACACCCAAGGCAATGGCAACAGCATCACCGCCAGTAACTGGAAAGGCGCCAAGATGGGTGGCCAGTTCGGTACCAACCAGAACGCCACCATCAACCAGACCGGCAATGGCAACGGCGTCAATCTGACCCAGAAGGGCGCTGACCAGCTGGCCACGCTGACTCAGACGGGTAAAGGCAACCAGATGTCGACCAAGCAGGATGACGTCAGCAACGAGCTGTACTTCGAACAGAACGGCACTGACAACATTCTGATCGCCGACCAGCGTGGTACCGACAACTATGCCTACGGCAGCAGCCAGGGCACCGGCAATACCATCACCCTCGACCAGTCCGGCTATAGCAACCAGAGCTACACCAACCAACTTTACGGAAGCGGCAACGAAGCCACCATCAAACAGACTGACAACATCAACGTCGCCTACGTGACCCAGGGAGGCCAAGGCAACATGGCGTTCGTCGACCAGAGCGGTGTCGCCCAATCCGCCACCATCACCCAGCTGGGCAACGCGAACCTGGCCACTGTGACCCAGCAGTAA
- a CDS encoding gluconate 2-dehydrogenase subunit 3 family protein gives MPEHAPDNPRRDFLRKTLTLIPVVTVASTGLGVGASQLLAAPQPHQQPKVPATPPAGNYQPTFFSAEEWAFLQAAVSRIIPADELGPGALEAGAAEFIDRQMNTPYATGAQWYMQGPFNADAPPELGYQLQLSPQQIYRLGIAAVDGWCKANGGQVFAAQDSATQDRILSTLEAGEVVFETVPAKVFFSLLVQNTREGFFCDPIHGGNKGMVGWTQIGFPGARADFMDWVERNEPYPFPAVSIRGERA, from the coding sequence ATGCCTGAGCATGCCCCAGACAACCCGCGCAGGGATTTTCTGCGCAAGACCTTGACTCTGATCCCTGTCGTTACAGTGGCCAGTACAGGGCTTGGCGTGGGCGCCAGCCAACTGCTTGCGGCCCCGCAACCGCATCAGCAACCGAAAGTGCCGGCTACGCCGCCTGCGGGCAATTATCAACCGACATTCTTCAGCGCCGAAGAATGGGCTTTTCTACAAGCTGCCGTTTCCCGCATCATCCCGGCCGATGAGCTTGGCCCAGGGGCACTCGAAGCGGGCGCCGCCGAATTTATCGACAGGCAAATGAACACCCCCTACGCGACGGGCGCACAGTGGTACATGCAAGGGCCGTTCAACGCCGACGCCCCGCCCGAGCTGGGCTACCAGTTGCAGCTCAGCCCGCAACAAATCTACCGCCTGGGCATCGCTGCCGTGGACGGCTGGTGCAAAGCCAATGGCGGACAGGTTTTTGCTGCGCAAGATAGCGCTACCCAGGACCGCATTCTCAGTACGTTGGAGGCAGGAGAGGTGGTTTTCGAAACCGTTCCGGCCAAGGTGTTCTTCAGCCTGCTGGTGCAAAACACGCGCGAAGGGTTCTTCTGCGACCCGATTCATGGCGGCAATAAAGGCATGGTCGGCTGGACCCAGATCGGCTTCCCCGGCGCCCGCGCCGACTTCATGGACTGGGTCGAGCGCAACGAGCCTTACCCGTTCCCGGCTGTATCGATTCGTGGTGAGAGGGCCTGA
- a CDS encoding AP endonuclease, translated as MHANPVSISLSSYGADFVRQRGQEQFLDLLAAAGVSRVELREELFASAPDAAALGRVIAALRLECLYSTPLELWTAQGVPDSLLVQKLEIARALGAVALKVSLGHFDEHCDVMALASLLPAQGPLLLVENDQTAQGGRLEPMLQFFQRVDPLGLRLGMTFDIGNWQWQGEPARQAARQLGRWVRYVHCKAVQRRADGRLVAIPPQAADLQEWAALMAEFAPGVVRAVEYPLVGEDLLALTRAQVRHLSALGAAQELDHA; from the coding sequence ATGCACGCGAACCCCGTTTCCATCAGTCTCTCCAGCTACGGCGCCGACTTTGTGCGCCAACGTGGCCAGGAGCAGTTTCTGGACCTGCTGGCCGCCGCTGGCGTCAGCCGCGTCGAACTGCGCGAAGAATTGTTCGCCAGTGCACCGGACGCCGCTGCGCTGGGTAGGGTCATTGCCGCGCTGCGCCTGGAATGCCTGTACTCCACCCCCCTTGAACTGTGGACCGCGCAAGGCGTGCCCGACTCGCTACTGGTGCAGAAGCTGGAAATTGCCCGGGCGCTTGGCGCGGTGGCGCTGAAGGTTTCCCTGGGGCACTTCGATGAGCACTGCGATGTGATGGCCCTGGCGTCGCTGCTGCCTGCGCAGGGGCCTCTGTTGCTGGTGGAAAACGATCAGACCGCACAAGGTGGCAGGCTCGAACCGATGCTGCAGTTCTTCCAGCGCGTCGACCCGCTTGGGCTGCGCCTGGGCATGACGTTCGATATCGGTAACTGGCAGTGGCAGGGTGAGCCTGCGCGGCAAGCTGCAAGGCAGCTAGGCCGTTGGGTGCGCTATGTGCATTGCAAGGCTGTGCAGCGTCGGGCCGATGGCCGTCTGGTTGCCATACCGCCGCAAGCGGCGGACCTGCAGGAGTGGGCAGCGCTGATGGCCGAGTTTGCGCCGGGCGTGGTGCGCGCCGTCGAGTACCCCCTGGTGGGCGAAGACCTGCTGGCGCTGACCCGGGCCCAGGTGCGTCACCTTTCTGCACTGGGCGCGGCGCAGGAGTTGGACCATGCATGA
- a CDS encoding c-type cytochrome has product MKTLLIATLVLGAGAALQAAANDDAQVRLGEYLARAGDCVACHTAKGGKPFAGGLPMETPIGTVYSTNITPAASGIGQYSFEDFDQAVRRGIAKDGSTLYPAMPYPSYARVSEQDMQALYAYFMKGVDPVEQANKASDIPWPLSMRWPLAIWRGLFAPEAKPWQALATADPVVNRGAYLVEGLGHCGACHTPRALTMQEKALSAADGEQFLAGSAPLEGWVAKNLRGDHKDGLGSWSEAQLVQFLKTGRSDRSAVFGGMSDVVEHSMQHMSDADLTAIARYLKTLPPSNPDDQPHVYDKQIADALWKGDDSKPGAAVYIDNCAACHRTDGQGYTRVFPALAGNPVVQTTDATSLIHVVLAGGTVPATHTAPSNFTMPAFGWRLSDQEVAEVVNFIRSSWGNQGSAVTAGDVKSLR; this is encoded by the coding sequence ATGAAGACACTGTTGATCGCAACTCTGGTGCTGGGTGCCGGCGCGGCTTTGCAGGCCGCAGCGAATGACGATGCGCAGGTGCGCCTGGGCGAGTACCTGGCCCGCGCCGGTGACTGCGTGGCCTGCCATACCGCCAAAGGCGGCAAGCCCTTTGCCGGCGGGTTGCCGATGGAAACGCCGATTGGCACGGTGTACTCCACCAACATCACCCCGGCGGCCAGTGGCATCGGCCAGTACAGCTTCGAAGACTTCGACCAGGCCGTGCGCAGGGGTATCGCCAAGGACGGCAGTACGCTCTATCCGGCCATGCCATACCCGTCGTATGCGCGGGTCAGCGAGCAGGACATGCAGGCGCTGTACGCCTATTTCATGAAGGGCGTGGACCCAGTCGAGCAGGCGAACAAGGCCTCTGACATTCCCTGGCCGCTGAGCATGCGCTGGCCGCTGGCAATCTGGCGCGGCCTGTTCGCCCCAGAGGCCAAGCCCTGGCAGGCATTAGCTACAGCCGACCCTGTGGTGAACCGCGGGGCGTACCTGGTCGAGGGCCTTGGGCATTGTGGCGCTTGTCATACGCCGCGGGCACTGACCATGCAGGAAAAGGCCCTGAGCGCGGCCGATGGCGAGCAGTTTCTGGCCGGCAGCGCGCCGCTGGAAGGCTGGGTTGCCAAGAACCTGCGTGGCGATCACAAAGACGGCCTGGGCAGCTGGAGCGAAGCGCAGTTGGTGCAGTTTCTCAAGACTGGGCGCAGTGATCGCAGCGCCGTGTTCGGCGGCATGAGCGATGTGGTCGAGCACAGCATGCAGCACATGAGTGATGCCGACTTGACCGCTATCGCCCGCTATCTGAAAACCCTGCCGCCGAGCAATCCGGACGACCAGCCGCATGTGTACGACAAGCAGATAGCCGATGCGTTATGGAAGGGTGACGACAGCAAGCCTGGGGCGGCGGTGTACATCGACAACTGCGCGGCCTGCCACCGCACCGACGGGCAGGGCTACACCCGCGTGTTCCCGGCCTTGGCCGGCAACCCGGTGGTGCAGACTACGGATGCCACGTCGCTGATCCATGTGGTGCTTGCCGGTGGCACGGTACCGGCAACGCACACTGCGCCGTCGAACTTCACCATGCCGGCTTTCGGCTGGCGCCTGAGCGACCAGGAGGTTGCCGAGGTGGTGAATTTCATTCGCAGCAGTTGGGGTAACCAAGGCAGCGCCGTCACGGCCGGTGACGTGAAGTCGCTTCGCTGA
- a CDS encoding substrate-binding domain-containing protein — MTDAPAHTRERVTISEVARVAGVSKATVSRYIGGDRQLLAEATAKRLEEVIERLGYRPNQMARGLKRGQTRLIGMLVADILNPYSVAVMHGVETACRQHGYSLVVCNTNRDDEQERHHLVALQSYNVEGLIVNTLGHHPGELLNLRRDIPMVLVDRQLPELNVDLVGLDNADAVEQALDHLQAQGYRDILAVSEPLDGTSSRLERVQAFGASISRRPGMRQQVLEISAGLQGQLASFLAHSGHGPQAIFTFNGVATLAVTRALLEAGRNLVADVGLIALDDLDWYPLVGKGITALAQPTERIGVAAFESLLGRLRGDSGAARRIDFKANLIIRGSTQPQ; from the coding sequence ATGACCGACGCGCCTGCCCATACCCGCGAACGGGTCACCATCAGCGAAGTGGCGCGTGTTGCTGGCGTTTCCAAAGCCACCGTCTCCCGTTACATCGGTGGCGACCGCCAATTGCTGGCCGAAGCCACGGCCAAGCGGCTGGAAGAGGTCATCGAACGCCTCGGTTATCGCCCCAACCAGATGGCTCGCGGCCTCAAGCGCGGCCAGACGCGACTGATCGGCATGCTGGTGGCCGATATTCTCAACCCCTATTCAGTGGCCGTGATGCACGGCGTGGAAACCGCCTGCCGTCAGCATGGTTACAGCCTGGTGGTGTGCAACACCAACCGCGACGACGAGCAGGAGCGTCACCACCTGGTGGCCCTGCAGAGCTACAACGTCGAAGGGTTGATCGTGAACACGCTCGGTCACCACCCCGGCGAACTGCTCAACCTGCGGCGTGACATCCCCATGGTGCTGGTCGACCGCCAATTGCCCGAGCTGAATGTGGACCTTGTCGGCCTGGACAATGCCGACGCAGTCGAGCAAGCCCTTGACCACCTGCAGGCCCAAGGCTACCGCGACATCCTGGCGGTCAGCGAACCCCTCGATGGCACCAGTTCACGCCTGGAGCGGGTGCAGGCGTTCGGCGCGTCGATCAGCCGCCGGCCAGGCATGCGTCAGCAGGTACTTGAAATCAGCGCAGGGCTGCAGGGCCAGTTGGCTTCGTTTCTTGCCCACAGTGGCCATGGTCCGCAAGCCATCTTCACCTTCAACGGCGTTGCCACCTTGGCGGTGACCCGGGCCCTGCTCGAGGCCGGGCGCAACCTGGTTGCCGATGTCGGGTTGATTGCCCTCGACGACCTCGACTGGTACCCCTTGGTCGGCAAAGGCATCACCGCACTGGCCCAGCCCACCGAGCGCATCGGTGTGGCGGCATTCGAAAGCCTGCTCGGTCGCCTGCGCGGCGACAGCGGCGCAGCACGGCGTATCGACTTCAAGGCCAACCTGATCATCCGCGGTTCAACCCAACCCCAGTAA
- the alkB gene encoding DNA oxidative demethylase AlkB — MIQSDLDLFGPQPQPLASHTVLLPGFALAETEALLDALRPVLRAAPFRHMYTPGGLRMAVGLTNCGTLGWVSDQHGYRYSPNDPLSGQPWPALPPVLLALASRAAAMAGFDGFVPDACLVNHYLPGTRLSLHQDRDEQDFGQPIVSVSLGLPAVFLFGGLQRADKAQRIALSHGDVLVWGGEDRLRFHGVLPIKPGVHPRLGERRINLTLRKAGA, encoded by the coding sequence ATGATCCAGTCCGACCTCGACCTGTTCGGCCCCCAGCCGCAACCCCTGGCCAGCCATACCGTGCTGCTGCCTGGCTTTGCCCTGGCCGAAACCGAGGCGCTGCTCGATGCCCTGCGTCCGGTGTTGCGTGCCGCGCCGTTCCGGCACATGTACACACCAGGAGGCCTGCGCATGGCAGTAGGGCTGACCAACTGCGGTACGTTGGGTTGGGTGAGTGATCAACACGGCTACCGATACAGCCCCAACGACCCACTCAGTGGCCAGCCCTGGCCCGCCCTGCCCCCGGTTCTGCTCGCGTTGGCCTCCCGCGCGGCAGCCATGGCCGGGTTTGACGGTTTCGTGCCGGATGCCTGCCTGGTCAACCATTACCTGCCAGGCACACGCTTGAGCCTGCACCAGGACCGCGACGAGCAGGATTTCGGCCAGCCGATCGTGTCGGTGTCGCTGGGTTTGCCAGCCGTGTTCCTGTTTGGCGGCCTGCAGCGTGCCGACAAGGCTCAGCGCATTGCACTGAGCCACGGCGATGTGCTGGTCTGGGGCGGCGAAGACCGCTTGCGCTTCCACGGCGTGCTACCGATCAAGCCCGGTGTCCATCCGCGCCTGGGTGAACGGCGGATCAACCTGACCTTGCGCAAGGCGGGTGCCTGA
- a CDS encoding pirin family protein: MKKILGIHRSPHAHWVGDGFPVRSLFTYDNLASRISPFLLLDYAGPHDFAPTQARRGVGQHPHRGFETVTIVYQGELEHRDSSGAGGLIGPGDVQWMTAANGIIHEEFHSPGFARSGGTLEMVQLWVNLPARDKRAAAAYQTLLAGEIPVVAMDGDAGSLRVIAGDYHGHQGPARTFTAMDVWDLRLNAGATLQLPVAAGRNAALVVLRGNVRINSEREAGPSSLVLLDREGVDVAVEALDGASVLLLSGEPIDEPIVGYGPFVMNSQAEIAESFDDFHAGRFGQMQDERGGAAH, encoded by the coding sequence ATGAAAAAGATTTTGGGTATTCACCGCAGCCCTCACGCCCATTGGGTGGGTGATGGTTTTCCGGTGCGCAGCCTGTTCACCTACGACAACCTGGCCAGCCGGATAAGCCCGTTCCTGCTCCTGGACTACGCCGGTCCGCATGATTTCGCCCCGACCCAGGCCCGACGCGGTGTAGGCCAGCATCCGCATCGCGGCTTCGAGACGGTGACCATCGTCTACCAGGGTGAACTGGAGCACCGTGACTCTTCCGGTGCTGGCGGCTTGATCGGCCCTGGTGACGTGCAGTGGATGACGGCTGCCAACGGCATCATCCATGAAGAGTTTCATTCTCCCGGCTTTGCCCGCAGTGGTGGCACATTGGAAATGGTCCAGTTGTGGGTGAACCTGCCGGCGCGGGACAAGCGTGCAGCGGCCGCCTACCAGACGCTGCTGGCCGGCGAAATTCCGGTGGTAGCGATGGACGGTGATGCCGGGAGCTTGCGGGTGATTGCTGGTGACTACCATGGGCACCAGGGGCCGGCGCGGACCTTCACGGCGATGGATGTGTGGGATTTGCGGCTCAACGCCGGCGCGACCCTGCAGTTGCCGGTTGCTGCCGGTCGCAATGCGGCGCTGGTGGTGTTGCGTGGTAACGTTCGAATCAATAGCGAGCGCGAAGCAGGCCCGTCCAGCCTGGTGCTGCTCGACCGGGAGGGTGTAGACGTAGCCGTCGAGGCGCTGGACGGCGCCAGTGTGCTGCTGCTCAGCGGTGAGCCAATCGATGAGCCGATTGTCGGCTACGGCCCGTTCGTGATGAACAGTCAGGCGGAGATTGCCGAGTCGTTCGATGATTTCCATGCCGGGCGGTTTGGGCAGATGCAGGATGAGAGGGGAGGTGCCGCGCACTGA
- a CDS encoding histidine phosphatase family protein: MLHDLIDDSPASRLGPIHRWPWGAAQWVVLCLLLLLGVAAAWAQQRAATPNLGNPHHLQHSGLYTDWAKGSVIVVLRHAERCDRSSDACLNDPSGITVAGRQAATDVGLGLQHLGLGEADVWTSPEVRTRQTAQAMFGKTIATRDWLNQCDSHFAEKAFALKRSGHNLVLVSHSGCMDQLEQALKAPSSATSNSYASALFITRGNDGKTKVLGQMAASEWHTLIDAKEL, translated from the coding sequence ATGCTGCACGACCTGATCGACGACTCCCCCGCTTCACGGCTTGGGCCGATACACCGATGGCCTTGGGGAGCAGCGCAATGGGTGGTGTTGTGCCTGCTGCTCTTGCTCGGCGTAGCGGCAGCCTGGGCCCAGCAGCGCGCGGCCACCCCCAACCTGGGCAATCCGCATCACCTGCAGCACAGTGGGCTGTATACCGATTGGGCAAAAGGCTCGGTGATTGTCGTACTGCGCCATGCCGAACGCTGCGACCGCTCCAGTGATGCGTGCCTGAACGACCCCAGCGGGATCACCGTCGCGGGCAGGCAGGCGGCCACCGATGTAGGCCTCGGGTTGCAACACCTTGGCTTGGGCGAAGCTGATGTCTGGACCAGCCCAGAGGTGCGAACCCGGCAGACCGCACAAGCCATGTTCGGTAAAACCATCGCCACACGAGACTGGCTTAATCAATGTGACAGCCACTTTGCCGAAAAGGCCTTTGCCCTCAAGCGAAGTGGCCACAACCTCGTGCTGGTCAGCCACAGCGGCTGCATGGATCAACTGGAGCAGGCGCTCAAAGCGCCTTCTAGCGCAACATCGAACAGCTATGCCAGCGCCCTGTTCATCACGCGTGGCAACGATGGCAAGACGAAGGTGCTGGGCCAAATGGCGGCCAGTGAATGGCACACACTCATTGATGCCAAGGAACTCTGA